The following coding sequences lie in one Bordetella genomosp. 9 genomic window:
- the htpX gene encoding protease HtpX → MKRIVLFVLTNLAVMLVLSATLRILGIDRYLTMNGLNVSQLLVFSVVVGFTGAIISLLMSKSMAKWSTGAQVIAPNAPRTQQEAWLLDTVHQLADRAGIGRPEVAIYEGPPNAFATGAFKNDALVAVSTGLLESMTEEEVTAVLGHEVAHIANGDMVTLTLIQGVVNTFVVFLARVVGYFIDKAVFRSERGIGPGYYITVIVCEILFGIVASIIVAWFSRQREYRADAGSAHLLGSRDPMIRALARLGGLESGPLPKSFEASGIAGGGAISALFASHPPIQSRIAALQRG, encoded by the coding sequence ATGAAACGCATTGTTTTGTTCGTGCTCACCAACCTGGCCGTCATGCTCGTGCTGTCGGCCACGCTGCGCATTCTGGGGATCGACCGTTATCTGACCATGAACGGGCTGAACGTCAGCCAGTTGCTGGTCTTTTCCGTGGTCGTCGGCTTTACCGGCGCCATCATTTCGCTGCTCATGAGCAAGTCCATGGCCAAGTGGAGCACGGGGGCGCAGGTGATCGCCCCCAATGCGCCGCGCACCCAGCAGGAGGCCTGGCTGCTCGACACGGTGCACCAGCTTGCCGACCGCGCCGGCATTGGCCGGCCGGAAGTGGCGATTTACGAAGGCCCCCCCAACGCATTCGCCACAGGCGCATTCAAGAACGATGCGCTGGTGGCCGTCAGCACGGGCTTGCTGGAAAGCATGACGGAAGAAGAAGTGACGGCCGTCCTGGGCCATGAAGTTGCGCACATCGCCAACGGCGACATGGTCACGCTGACGCTGATCCAGGGCGTGGTCAACACCTTCGTCGTTTTCCTGGCGCGCGTCGTGGGCTATTTCATCGACAAGGCCGTGTTCCGCAGCGAACGCGGCATCGGGCCTGGCTACTACATCACTGTGATCGTCTGCGAAATCCTGTTCGGGATCGTCGCGTCCATCATCGTTGCCTGGTTCTCCCGCCAGCGGGAATACCGCGCCGACGCCGGGTCGGCGCACCTGCTGGGTTCGCGCGATCCCATGATCCGCGCGCTGGCGCGCCTGGGCGGGCTGGAATCGGGTCCGCTGCCGAAGTCCTTCGAGGCGTCCGGCATCGCCGGCGGCGGCGCCATCAGCGCGCTGTTCGCCTCGCACCCGCCGATCCAGTCCCGCATCGCCGCGTTGCAGCGGGGGTAG
- a CDS encoding L-serine ammonia-lyase — MAVSVFDLFKIGIGPSSSHTVGPMRAALLFAQGLQRDGLLPRVASVRAELYGSLGATGKGHGTDKGVMLGLMGEAPDTVDPSAIAGMLQAVRASRVLPLLGQHRVPFIEKEHLLFYRREAMAEHPNGMKFHAFDADGASLRESRYLSVGGGFVVTAGASNTQVIAAHDQLPFPFRTGRELLEMAADSGLSVAGLMMRNEQVWRTEDEVRAGLDRIWEVMQQCVARGCGQDNPDADGELPGPLRVRRRAPELYRSLTQRAERTLSDPLSVMDWVNLYAIAVNEENAAGGRVVTAPTNGAAGIIPAVLHYYDRFVPGASRAGIHDFLLTAAAIGLLYKFNASISGAEVGCQGEVGVACSMAAGGLAAVLGGTVSQVENAAEIGMEHNLGLTCDPVGGLVQIPCIERNAMASIKAVNAARMALRGDGHHYVSLDSVIKTMRETGADMKTKYKETARGGLAVNIVEC; from the coding sequence GTGGCGGTTTCAGTTTTCGATTTATTCAAGATCGGCATCGGTCCTTCCAGCTCCCACACCGTTGGTCCCATGCGCGCCGCCTTGCTGTTCGCCCAGGGCTTGCAGCGGGACGGGCTGTTGCCCAGGGTCGCCAGCGTGCGCGCCGAGCTATACGGTTCGCTCGGCGCCACCGGCAAGGGTCACGGCACCGACAAGGGCGTCATGCTCGGGCTGATGGGCGAGGCGCCCGATACGGTCGACCCCTCCGCGATCGCCGGCATGCTGCAAGCGGTGCGCGCAAGCCGCGTCCTGCCGCTGCTCGGCCAGCACCGCGTGCCCTTCATCGAAAAGGAACATCTGCTGTTCTACCGGCGCGAGGCGATGGCCGAGCATCCCAATGGCATGAAGTTCCACGCGTTCGACGCCGACGGCGCGTCGCTGCGCGAATCGCGCTATCTGTCAGTGGGCGGCGGGTTCGTCGTCACGGCGGGCGCGTCGAACACACAGGTGATCGCGGCGCACGACCAGTTGCCTTTCCCTTTCCGCACCGGCCGCGAGCTGCTCGAAATGGCCGCCGACTCCGGCTTGAGCGTGGCGGGGCTGATGATGCGCAACGAGCAGGTCTGGCGCACCGAAGACGAAGTCCGGGCCGGTCTGGACCGCATCTGGGAAGTCATGCAGCAGTGCGTCGCGCGCGGTTGCGGCCAGGACAATCCGGACGCCGACGGCGAACTGCCGGGTCCGTTGCGCGTGCGGCGCCGGGCGCCGGAGCTTTACCGCAGCCTGACGCAGCGCGCGGAACGCACCTTGTCCGATCCCCTGTCGGTCATGGACTGGGTCAATCTCTACGCGATCGCGGTGAACGAGGAAAACGCCGCTGGCGGCCGTGTGGTTACCGCTCCCACCAACGGCGCGGCGGGCATCATCCCCGCCGTGCTGCACTACTACGATCGCTTCGTGCCCGGCGCCAGCCGGGCCGGAATCCACGACTTCCTGCTCACCGCGGCCGCCATTGGTCTGCTGTACAAGTTCAATGCCTCGATCTCCGGCGCGGAGGTCGGCTGTCAGGGCGAAGTCGGCGTCGCCTGCTCGATGGCGGCCGGCGGCCTTGCCGCCGTGCTGGGCGGCACGGTGTCGCAAGTCGAGAATGCCGCGGAAATCGGCATGGAGCACAACCTGGGACTCACCTGCGACCCGGTCGGCGGTCTGGTGCAGATACCCTGTATCGAGCGCAACGCGATGGCGTCGATCAAGGCTGTCAACGCCGCCCGCATGGCCCTGCGCGGGGACGGACACCACTACGTGTCGCTGGACTCCGTCATCAAGACGATGCGGGAAACCGGCGCCGACATGAAAACCAAATACAAGGAAACCGCCCGCGGCGGCCTGGCCGTCAACATCGTCGAGTGCTGA
- a CDS encoding DMT family transporter: MQALWMLLASLMFAIMGSCVKLATEHNASLSQVVLFRGLPSVVLLLVWARAARQSIVPSSWKLHVWRNVAGVSSMWLGFFALSHLPLATATSLTYTSPLFIAAWMLGWGGAQRDMVRIISVGLGFLGVIAVLRPSIGDDQWLAALLGLGAGGAAAVAMMQIRELGRIGEPEWRTVLFFSCAVSLSSAVGLFAEGWGGADATGYVALTGIGVAGLFGQLAMTRAFGLGSALLTAALQYTTIIFAAVLGMAFWHDHLDEIAWVGMGLIIAAGLLSIWRTMRETRAGSAAKKEKQA, encoded by the coding sequence ATGCAGGCTCTCTGGATGTTGTTGGCGTCCCTCATGTTCGCCATCATGGGGTCCTGCGTGAAGCTGGCAACGGAACACAACGCGTCGCTATCCCAGGTTGTCCTGTTCCGCGGGCTGCCGTCGGTCGTACTCCTGCTGGTTTGGGCACGCGCCGCACGCCAGTCCATCGTTCCCAGCAGCTGGAAGCTCCACGTCTGGCGCAACGTCGCCGGCGTCAGCTCGATGTGGCTGGGATTTTTCGCCCTGTCTCATCTGCCGCTGGCTACGGCCACCAGCCTCACCTATACGTCGCCGCTCTTCATTGCGGCCTGGATGCTGGGGTGGGGCGGGGCCCAGCGCGACATGGTCCGGATCATATCGGTGGGCCTGGGTTTCCTGGGCGTGATCGCCGTCCTTCGTCCCAGCATCGGGGACGACCAGTGGCTGGCCGCCTTGCTCGGGTTGGGCGCCGGGGGCGCCGCCGCGGTCGCCATGATGCAGATCCGCGAACTCGGCCGTATCGGCGAACCCGAATGGCGGACGGTTCTTTTCTTTTCCTGCGCCGTTTCCCTGAGCAGCGCCGTGGGTCTGTTCGCGGAAGGGTGGGGCGGCGCGGACGCCACCGGCTATGTTGCCCTTACCGGGATCGGCGTGGCCGGCCTGTTCGGCCAGCTGGCCATGACTCGCGCCTTCGGCCTGGGCTCTGCGCTGTTGACGGCCGCCTTGCAGTACACCACCATCATTTTCGCGGCCGTCCTCGGGATGGCCTTCTGGCATGATCATCTGGACGAAATCGCCTGGGTGGGCATGGGCTTGATCATCGCCGCGGGCTTGCTTTCCATCTGGCGCACCATGCGGGAAACGCGAGCCGGGTCGGCGGCGAAAAAGGAGAAGCAGGCATGA
- a CDS encoding sulfurtransferase, whose protein sequence is MTGETAMRPAPLISASELAARLNDADVRVFDVRHDLGDFAAGRRQYEESHVAGARFLDNETELAGPRTGRNGRHPLPDRAALAGLMAAHGVRPETLVVGYDASGGQFAAHLWWLLRWIGHDRVAVLDGGWQAWTAGGLPVESGPAPQPEAPAQAVVRAPLVQAVDADAVLANLRSKSFTLVDARAAARYRGEVEPIDPEAGRIPGALNRPYTDNLEADGRFKSPAQLRQEFIAVIGDRPPESIVHQCGSGITASANLFAMEVAGLGGSRLYPGSWSEWISDPSRPREKG, encoded by the coding sequence ATGACAGGAGAAACGGCGATGCGTCCCGCTCCACTGATATCCGCATCCGAGCTGGCCGCCCGGTTGAACGACGCGGACGTGCGCGTCTTCGACGTACGGCACGACCTGGGCGATTTCGCCGCGGGGCGGCGCCAGTACGAGGAATCGCACGTCGCGGGCGCGCGCTTCCTGGACAACGAAACCGAACTGGCCGGACCCCGCACCGGCCGCAACGGACGGCATCCGCTGCCGGACCGCGCGGCGCTGGCGGGCCTGATGGCTGCGCACGGCGTGCGGCCCGAGACGCTGGTCGTCGGATACGACGCCAGCGGGGGCCAGTTCGCCGCGCATCTGTGGTGGCTGCTGCGCTGGATCGGCCACGATCGCGTCGCCGTTCTGGATGGCGGTTGGCAAGCCTGGACGGCAGGCGGGTTGCCCGTCGAAAGCGGCCCGGCGCCACAGCCCGAGGCGCCGGCCCAGGCCGTCGTGCGGGCGCCGCTGGTGCAGGCCGTGGACGCCGACGCGGTCCTGGCCAACCTGCGAAGCAAGTCCTTTACGCTCGTCGACGCGCGCGCCGCCGCCCGCTACCGCGGGGAAGTGGAGCCCATCGACCCGGAAGCGGGCCGCATCCCGGGTGCGCTGAACCGGCCCTACACCGACAACCTTGAGGCGGACGGCCGCTTCAAGTCGCCGGCGCAATTGCGGCAGGAGTTCATCGCCGTCATTGGGGATCGTCCCCCCGAATCCATCGTTCACCAGTGCGGATCCGGCATTACGGCATCTGCGAACCTCTTCGCCATGGAAGTCGCCGGCCTTGGCGGCTCGCGGCTCTACCCGGGTTCATGGAGCGAATGGATCAGCGACCCATCGCGGCCCAGGGAAAAGGGCTGA